The Euphorbia lathyris chromosome 3, ddEupLath1.1, whole genome shotgun sequence genome contains a region encoding:
- the LOC136222519 gene encoding peroxidase 60 has protein sequence MIKLTLVLGLIFASQCYGQYLEVGFYKGKCIFDVESIVRGVVQSKFISDRTIVAALLRLQFHDCFVHGCDASILLDGKNSEKTAIPNLSVRGYDIIDAAKSAVEFFCPGIVSCADIIAMATRDSVLLAKGGWYNVETGRRDGLISLAADVQLPSPSISISQSVSAFAQKRLDVSDMVYLLGGHTVGLAHCSLFQNRLYDFQNSGKPDPTMDTTLLNILRNKCPQNSDGSNTTFLDQNLSSSFIVDKSFYQQILQHKGILQVDQELALDPITSSAVQNIANGADFNFKFGQALVKLGRVDVLTGNEGQIRRFCRSVN, from the exons ATGATCAAATTGACATTAGTGTTGGGTCTAATTTTTGCTAGCCAATGCTATGGGCAATATTTGGAGGTTGGGTTCTACAAAGGAAAGTGTATTTTTGATGTTGAATCTATTGTACGGGGTGTGGTTCAATCCAAGTTCATTTCCGACCGAACCATTGTTGCCGCCTTACTTCGCCTTCAGTTCCATGATTGCTTCGTACAT GGATGTGATGCATCTATACTACTGGATGGGAAGAACAGTGAAAAAACAGCAATACCAAATTTAAGTGTGAGAGGTTATGATATAATTGATGCTGCAAAGTCTGCTGTTGAATTTTTCTGCCCTGGAATTGTCTCTTGTGCTGATATTATTGCCATGGCTACCAGAGATTCTGTCTTACTA GCAAAAGGAGGATGGTACAATGTAGAAACAGGAAGAAGAGATGGTTTGATATCTTTGGCTGCAGATGTGCAGCTTCCATCTCCGTCTATCTCAATTTCTCAATCTGTTTCAGCATTTGCTCAGAAACGACTTGACGTTTCAGACATGGTTTATCTTCTTG GTGGTCACACCGTTGGCCTAGCACATTGCTCACTCTTCCAAAACCGTCTTTACGATTTCCAAAATTCCGGGAAACCTGATCCGACAATGGACACGACATTGTTGAACATTTTACGAAACAAATGTCCTCAAAATTCAGATGGAAGCAACACAACTTTTCTTGATCAGAACCTTTCAAGTTCTTTCATTGTGGACAAGTCTTTCTACCAGCAAATTTTACAGCATAAAGGTATTCTTCAAGTTGATCAAGAACTTGCATTGGACCCTATCACTAGCTCCGCCGTGCAAAACATCGCAAACGGTGCTGATTTCAACTTCAAATTTGGTCAGGCCCTGGTTAAGTTGGGAAGAGTAGATGTTCTCACCGGTAATGAAGGACAGATCAGGAGATTTTGTCGATCCGTTAATTAA